AAGCCCGTTATCGAAGTGGACAATCTAACCAAGCGTTTCGGCCATTTTACGGCGGTGGACCGCGTCAGTTTCAGCGTCCCGCGCGGAGACATCTTCGGTTTTCTCGGCCCCAACGGTTCAGGGAAATCGACGGTCATCCGTATGCTTTGCGGGCTGCTCTCTCCCACGGATGGCGACGCGAGATTGTTGGATTTCAGCGTGAATGACAATCCCGCCGAGATCAAAAAACATATCGGGTACATGTCCCAACATTTTAGCCTCTACCGAGATTTGACCGTACGCGAAAATATGCGCTTCTTCGGGCGTCTTTACGGATTATCCTGGCCGAAAATCGACGAACGCCAGAAGGTCCTTTGCGATTACCTGGGACTGACAGACTATCTGAATCGGCAGGCAGGGATTCTTTCGGGAGGCTGGAAGCAGCGGCTGGCGCTGGCTTCGGCGTTGATGCACGAGCCGGAAATCGTCTTTCTAGACGAACCGACGGCGGGAATCGATCCTGTGGCGCGGCGGGAATTGTGGGACCTTCTGTTCGATCTTTCCGCTAACGGCATCACGTTTTTCGTCACCACGCATTACATGGACGAAGCGGAGCGTTGCACGCAAGTCGCTTACATCTATCTTTCAAAACTGATCGCCTGCGGCGAACCATCCGCGTTGAAACTCAATCCTGAAGTAACGCCGGAAGGCTGCCGGCGCCTGGAAATTTCGGCGCAGCCGGTAACGCGGCTTTTAGAACGCTTCCGCCGCCATCCCCAAGTCCGATCCGCAACGATCTTCGGAGAGGCGGCGCACGTAGTAGTAGAAGAGTCGTTTGACGAAAACGCCGCCGCGAATTATGCGCGGGAAGAAGGTTTTCCCAGCGCAGATATAAGAGAAGTGTCGCCGACGCTAGAGGATGTTTTCGTTTCCTTGACGCTGGCGGAAGAAAGGAGGCGGCGATCATGAGAACGACAGGATGTCTCGCTATACTGCGTAAAGAAATCATCCACATGCTGCGCGATCCAGCGACGCTGATTTTTTCCATGCTGCCGCCGATCGTGCAAGTCATCGCCTTCGGCTTCG
The Candidatus Omnitrophota bacterium DNA segment above includes these coding regions:
- a CDS encoding ABC transporter ATP-binding protein, which encodes MKPVIEVDNLTKRFGHFTAVDRVSFSVPRGDIFGFLGPNGSGKSTVIRMLCGLLSPTDGDARLLDFSVNDNPAEIKKHIGYMSQHFSLYRDLTVRENMRFFGRLYGLSWPKIDERQKVLCDYLGLTDYLNRQAGILSGGWKQRLALASALMHEPEIVFLDEPTAGIDPVARRELWDLLFDLSANGITFFVTTHYMDEAERCTQVAYIYLSKLIACGEPSALKLNPEVTPEGCRRLEISAQPVTRLLERFRRHPQVRSATIFGEAAHVVVEESFDENAAANYAREEGFPSADIREVSPTLEDVFVSLTLAEERRRRS